A DNA window from Drosophila pseudoobscura strain MV-25-SWS-2005 chromosome 2, UCI_Dpse_MV25, whole genome shotgun sequence contains the following coding sequences:
- the LOC6897879 gene encoding diacylglycerol kinase eta isoform X6: MEDWLGSLKTATAPQRPRGDSFLIEQHDILSNHHHWYATSHARPTYCNVCRDALSGVTSHGLSCEVCKCKVHKRCAAKSIANCKWTTLASVGKDIIEQADGIIMPHQWMEGNLPVSAVCAVCKKTCGSVLRLQDWRCLWCRATCHVACRPQMAVACPIGPAKLSVVPPTSVHSISTDDAWDVASPRGNFSPLLVFVNSKSGDNQGVKFLRRFKQLLNPAQVFDLISTGPSLGLRLFRHFEMFRILVCSGDGSVGWVLSEIDRFNMHKQCQVAVMPLGTGNDLARVLGWGSSCDDDTHLPQILERYESASTKMLDRWSIMVFEKAIAVPKIPKMSITTEQEAMLTGMVTSANHHLRFIVETNDTQTLITSTRNLCDTVDDLVGRISEHHKEDEQLSVKCDILKQKLNMLLDALQEEEMGAHNGDDLIATIRSLIARSIPSTPGANPSLLNPNISIEKTEKDQINSKERRNSRSLRSSEKEALQCRANSVKRAIYNVVEHSEPGRPKRYQRKLSITPFESLKLPTNTSGDSTPCGSPLPIIPPINIISPTMETSRLTCISPLPDTRRDSVDESFFNSINLPAPRQFADSRRSSGVDVIQEIEEGANGETVYRMGRMSLSGGANIDDAGNRLSPCSDGGDNTPTDRKVDFLRVPILTGEPLVDPLSNYRPVEVFERTYYMTREMDNAKDKEKERLLSQESSILDVEKEDNMLTEKQTLVHTCNLQVPGIVVTPNSQNVYSSASLTIIDTDTAQTTTDQSSSDEMAGEASDVLSAISNEECSVASEIFDKQDAGQTLGDIIQNLDASNFTHIDSPETSDETEAMPGESIMDDISSVLGHDITYALQDTITDDTTTLCSEHVGPPKPPRKKSLSALTHTQAHPRRRNSSPPRMARLARMDSDDNPQQFGFENIVFEIDNRCDDQKMKEPPRYCSLAQFVEGNDIARQSFKRPKKRTSLKKPKPTTTNEQSSNQQQLMLMQRSNEGNDPANDKEDTDDIASVQTPTNVPRVAMPSSEDELSTQTAIKIEIHDVDSTAVRNLTSNMKSTSPTKKSGHGQDVKRITFDESCKKESFDDVNPNYPQISVVVRPPTPLRGDCIKPVAVAALSATSTGGSGGGMAMACTGLLGVRAMNASEIRRHSSHAPSSLAVREFDKDKDRRHSGFNPNQLTLDPEHARFLSSSPAASRRISCGSLFKPNEALPNLQTLKGSKSSLFMGSTLFGFDHFAAGDKDDKAGKDKEKTPTEETTRKLPIINPLVRLPNWPNLANGGGFISKCLLANADTLCAAVSPLMDPDETLLAGYHEKCVMNNYFGIGIDAKISLDFHNKREEHPEKCRSRARNYMWYGVLGSKQLLQKTCKNLEQRVQLECDGQRIPLPELQGIVILNIPSFMGGTNFWGNTKKDDIFLSPSFDDRVLEVVAVFGSVQMAASRLINLQHHRIAQCQSVQINILGDEEIPIQVDGEAWLQPPGMIRILHKNRVQMLCRNRSLELSLKSWQEKQRQHSISIQRDASSTASEHAVSTDEVISERECYVLLNFIEAVSSLVKWVKFLIISHPALQHDLYCVACRASEALESIHPQGKLLEGPSLRTKLVEVIDSSRQLYDDACTLLRDRGHSLILREDLETKLSAALANMEMELKKCSVQKCIDGKLRAYFNVLAPNEEPDGRRKSRPFWVRLRSGSTAGQQQFKVPINNTREAANNWSVNEVVTWLETMQLSEYVDSFLKNDIRGKELLTLGRRDLKDLGVVKVGHVKRILQAIKDLSEN; this comes from the exons ATGGAGGACTGGCTGGGCTCCCTGAAGACGGCCACGGCCCCGCAGCGTCCGCGTGGCGACAGCTTTCTCATCGAACAGCATGACATTCTGTCGAATCACCATCACTGGTATGCCACCTCGCATGCGCGACCCACCTACTGCAATGTCTGCAGGGATGCGCTCTCCGGAGTCACATCCCACGGCCTCAGCTGTGAGGTGTGCAAGTGCAAGGTGCACAAGCGATGTGCGGCTAAATCCATTGCGAATTGCAAGTGGACAACCCTGGCGAGTGTGGGAAAGGACATCATTGAGCAGGCGGATGGCATTATTATGCCGCATCAGTGGATGGAGGggaatctgccagtgtccgcagtgtgtgctgtgtgcaaGAAGACATGCGGTTCTGTGTTGCGACTGCAGGATTGGAGGTGCCTCTGGTGCCGGGCCACATGCCATGTGGCCTGTCGACCACAGATGGCGGTGGCCTGTCCCATTGGACCGGCCAAGCTATCCGTGGTCCCGCCGACCAGTGTGCATTCGATCAGCACCGATGATGCCTGGGATGTGGCCAGCCCCAGGGGCAACTTCTCGCCCCTCCTAGTCTTTGTCAACTCCAAGTCCGGCGATAATCAGGGCGTGAAGTTCCTGCGACGCTTCAAGCAGCTCCTCAATCCAGCCCAGGTCTTTGATCTGATCTCAACGGGCCCGAGTCTCGGATTGCGACTCTTTCGACACTTTGAGATGTTTCGCATTCTGGTCTGCTCGGGCGATGGTTCCGTGGGATGGGTCCTCAGCGAAATCGATCGTTTTAACATGCAT AAACAATGTCAGGTGGCTGTGATGCCCTTGGGAACAGGCAACGATCTGGCCAGAGTTTTGGGCTGGGGCTCCAGCTGCGATGATGACACCCACTTGCCGCAGATTCTGGAACGCTATGAATCTGCCAGCACCAAAATGCTGGATCGCTGGAGCATCATGGTGTTTGAAAAGGCCATTGCAGTCCCAAAGATACCCAAGATGTCGATCACCACGGAACAGGAGGCCATGCTCACCGGGATGGTGACCTCTGCGAACCACCATCTGCGCTTTATTGTGGAGACGAATGATACCCAGACGCTGATCACTTCGACCCGGAACCTTTGCGACACCGTCGACGATCTGGTGGGTCGCATCTCAGAGCATCACAAGGAGGACGAACAGCTGAGCGTCAAGTGCGATATCCTGAAGCAAAAGTTGAATATGCTACTGGATGctctgcaggaggaggagatggGTGCCCACAATGGTGATGATTTGATAGCCACCATCAGGAGTCTTATAGCGCGAAGTATTCCGTCTACTCCGGGAGCCAATCCATCCTTACT CAACCCAAACATATCAATCGAAAAGACCGAAAAAGATCAAATCAACTCCAAGGAACGTCGAAACAGTCGCTCATTGCGATCCAGCGAAAAGGAGGCGCTCCAATGCCGAGCAAATAGCGTGAAGCGAGCCATCTACAATGTGGTGGAGCATTCAGAGCCAGGCCGACCCAAACGCTATCAGCGAAAGCTCTCGATCACGCCCTTTGAGTCCCTCAAATTGCCAACAAATACATCCGGCGACTCCACTCCGTGTGGCTCCCCATTGCCCATAATACCACCCATCAATATTATATCCCCCACGATGGAGACCTCTCGCCTGACCTgcatctctccgctgccggacaccCGCCGTGATTCGGTGGATGAGAGCTTCTTCAACAGCATCAATCTACCAGCTCCACGGCAATTCGCGGACAGTCGGAGGAGTTCAGGGGTCGATGTTATCCAAGAGATAGAGGAGGGGGCCAATGGAGAGACAGTCTATCGCATGGGCCGCATGTCGCTCAGTGGCGGGGCCAACATTGACGATGCTGGCAATCGTCTATCGCCCTGCAGCGATGGAGGCGACAACACGCCCACCGATCGCAAAGTGGACTTTTTGAGAGTCCCCATATTGACAGGCGAGCCTCTGGTGGATCCCTTGTCCAACTATCGACCCGTGGAGGTATTTGAACGCACCTATTACATGACCCGGGAGATGGACAACGCCAAAGATAAGGAAAAGGAGAGGCTCTTGAGTCAGGAGAGCAGTATTTTAGATGTGGAAAAGGAGGATAACATGCTCACCGAAAAGCAGACATTGGTACACACTTGTAATCTGCAGGTACCCGGCATTGTCGTAACCCCCAACTCCCAAAATGTATACTCAAGCGCAAGTTTAACAATCATTGACACCGATACCGCACAAACCACCACT GATCAATCCTCTTCTGATGAGATGGCGGGCGAGGCCAGCGACGTGCTTTCGGCCATTAGCAATGAGGAATGCAGCGTAGCCTCAGAGATATTCGACAAGCAAGATGCTGGCCAGACTTTGGGCGACATTATACAG AATCTCGATGCCAGCAACTTTACGCACATCGATTCGCCCGAGACCAGCGATGAGACAGAGGCCATGCCTGGCGAGAGTATTATGGATGACATCAGCTCCGTGCTGGGCCACGATATAACCTATGCCCTGCAGGACACCATAACCGATGACACCACCACCCTCTGCTCGGAGCATGTGGGTCCCCCGAAGCCGCCACGCAAGAAGTCACTGAGTGCTTTGACCCACACTCAAGCGCATCCCAGGAGGCGCAACTCATCGCCGCCCAGGATGGCCAGGCTCGCCCGGATGGATAGCGATGATAATCCACAACAGTTCGGTTTCGAGAACATTGTGTTTGAGATAGACAATCGATGCGATGATCAGAAAATGAAGGAACCGCCGCGCTACTGCAGTTTGGCGCAGTTCGTGGAAGGTAACGATATAGCGCGTCAGAGCTTCAAG CGTCCCAAAAAGCGCACTTCACtgaaaaaaccgaaaccaacTACAACCAATGAACAATCCTCCAATCAACAGCAGCTAATGCTAATGCAACGGAGCAACGAAGGCAACGATCCAGCCAACGATAAAGAAGACACCGACGATATTGCAAGCGTGCAAACGCCAACGAATGTGCCCCGTGTGGCAATGCCTTCGAGCGAGGATGAATTGTCCACACAAACGGCGATTAAAATAGAAATACACGATGTTGACTCGACAGCTGTGCGCAATTTGACCAGCAACATGAAATCGACATCGCCCACGAAGAAATCGGGCCATGGACAAGATGTAAAGCGCATTACTTTTGATGAGTCGTGTAAGAAAGAATCCTTTGATGATGTAAATCCCAACTATCCACAGATAAGTGTTGTTGTCAGACCGCCGACACCGTTGCGCGGCGACTGCATCAAgcccgttgccgttgccgcgcTGTCTGCCACCTCTAccggtggcagtggcggtggcatggCCATGGCCTGCACTGGCCTGCTAGGCGTTCGCGCCATGAATGCCTCGGAGATCCGTCGGCATTCAAGTCATGCGCCCAGCAGCCTGGCTGTCCGTGAATTCGACAAGGACAAAGATCGCCGTCACTCCGGATTTAATCCCAATCAATTGACATTGGATCCGGAGCATGCGCGCTTCCTCAGCAGCTCTCCAGCGGCCAGTCGCAGGATAAGCTGTGGCAGCCTCTTCAAG CCGAACGAAGCTCTTCCCAATCTACAGACCCTCAAAGGCTCCAAATCGAGTCTGTTCATGGGTTCAACGCTATTCGGCTTCGATCACTTTGCAGCTGGTGATAAGGACGACAAAGCAGGCAAGGACAAAGAGAAGACTCCCACAGAGGAGACAACCCGAAAGTTGCCCATCATCAATCCATTGGTTCGACTACCCAATTGGCCAA ATCTCGCTAATGGGGGTGGCTTCATCTCCAAGTGTCTCCTGGCCAATGCCGATACTTTGTGTGCCGCAGTCAGCCCATTGATGGATCCGGATGAGACGCTCCTGGCCGGCTACCATGAGAAGTGCGTAATGAACAACTACTTTGGAATTGGTATCGATGCCAAGATCTCACTGGATTTCCACAACAAGCGCGAGGAGCATCCAGAGAAGTGCCGTTCCCGTGCTCGTAATTACATGTGGTACGGGGTCCTTGGCTCCAAGCAGCTGCTCCAGAAGACCTGCAAGAATCTCGAGCAACGAGTGCAGCTGGAGTGCGATGGACAAAGGATTCCCCTGCCAGAGCTGCAGGGTATTGTTATATTGAACATTCCCAGCTTCATGGGCGGCACCAATTTCTGGGGCAACACCAAGAAGGACGACATCTTCCTGAGCCCCAGTTTTGATGATCGTGTGCTCGAGGTTGTCGCTGTTTTTGGGTCGGTGCAAATGGCCGCCTCTCGGCTGATCAATCTGCAGCACCATCGCATTGCCCAGTGCCAAAGTGTACAGATCAACATACTGGGCGACGAGGAGATACCCATTCAAGTGGACGGCGAGGCGTGGCTACAGCCACCCGGCATGATCCGCATCCTGCACAAGAATCGGGTACAAATGCTCTGTCGCAATCGGAGTCTGGAGCTCTCCCTCAAGAGCTGGCAGGAAAAGCAGCGTCAGCACAGCATTTCAATACAGAGGGATGCCTCCTCCACTGCTTCAGAGCACGCAGTCTCCACGGATGAGGTGATCTCCGAGCGGGAGTGCTATGTCCTCCTAAATTTCATCGAGGCTGTTAGCTCTCTGGTCAAGTGGGTCAAGTTCTTGATCATCTCCCATCCCGCACTCCAACATGACCTCTACTGCGTGGCCTGTCGTGCCAGTGAGGCTTTGGAGAGCATTCATCCTCAGGGGAAACTCCTCGAAGGTCCGTCTCTTCGCACTAAATTGGTGGAGGTGATTGATTCTTCGCGTCAGCTGTACGACGATGCTTGTACCTTGCTCCGGGATCGTGGACATAGCCTGATCCTCAGAGAAGACCTGGAGACGAAGCTGA